Genomic window (Thomasclavelia spiroformis DSM 1552):
TTCCTATCTTATCTTTATAAATTGGATCATACCAAATATCAAAACAAGAACTATCATGATGAATGTAACAAGTTGGTGTATGCCCAAAAATAATTATTTTATTATCTATTCCTTTTGACATAAAAAAATATTCACGCATCCAAGCACATTCTTCTTCAGTTTGATGATACAGATCTTTTTCAGGATTTATTCCTGCATGAATTAAAACATAATCTTGATTATTACAATTTATCTCAATAAATGAAGGACAACTATCAACATATTCAATCATCATCTTATAAAAAGCCGCTTTTAAAATACTATATTCATATTCATCGAAGGCTTTCTTTTTTAAATATTGATGATAACTAGTGCATGTTTTACTACCTCCATTTTGAAACCATAATCTCCCTTGTGAAGTATTTAAATCTCCTGCTTTAAAAGCATCACGCATCATCAATTCATGATTTCCTTTAATCAGATGAACATTCTTTAGTTTTTCTATATACATGTATATTTTTAAACTATCTGGTCCTCGATCACAACAATCGCCTAAAATATATAATTCATCGTTATCATTAAAATTAATCTTTTTAAGCATTTGTATAAAAATATCAAAATGTCCATGTAAATCTGATAACACATAAATATTTTTAGACATTGATACACCCCCTTTTTTATAGTTTAACATTATTTTAAATTTGAATAAATAAAAAATAGATTTACAAACAACTGTAAATCTATTTTTTAGGTTTAATCATCATATATAGTGGTAGTCCAAGTAAAACACCACCACCAACAATATTTCCAACTGTAGCAATTAACATATGTAGTGGTAATAACGACCAATCAAAACTTGTTCCTAAGCCAGTAATTCCTAATGTAAAATATCCCATATTAGCAATACTATGTTCAAAGCCAGGTAATACAAACGCCATAACAACAATCATCATAATAATTGTTTTAGCAGTATCATCTTGCATTTTCATTCCTACATATGCTCCAACGCATACGATAAAATTACATAAAACACCTTTAATAAAAAGTTCCCCAACACTAAA
Coding sequences:
- a CDS encoding metallophosphoesterase; amino-acid sequence: MSKNIYVLSDLHGHFDIFIQMLKKINFNDNDELYILGDCCDRGPDSLKIYMYIEKLKNVHLIKGNHELMMRDAFKAGDLNTSQGRLWFQNGGSKTCTSYHQYLKKKAFDEYEYSILKAAFYKMMIEYVDSCPSFIEINCNNQDYVLIHAGINPEKDLYHQTEEECAWMREYFFMSKGIDNKIIIFGHTPTCYIHHDSSCFDIWYDPIYKDKIGIDGGLGPFDNGQLNCLCLNTMEVFVIKKEGK